A single genomic interval of Bacteroidales bacterium harbors:
- a CDS encoding aldo/keto reductase, with the protein MENSTRRKFLKNATGLMAAGLVGTSADTLNAMTRQVSDDPAKMMYRTLGRTGIKVPIVSMGVMNSSNPNLLKAGWQLGIRHFDTAWIYQGGNNEKMVGAALKELKVYRNDVVITTKIVVDRNLWQENAADKRKQMLLDRFAQSLERLQMDYVDILMLHDVNSADQINDPGIMEAMMELKQQGKIKHPAFSTHVYWPEILTSAADKGFYDVVLISLNYSMANDEASLKAMKYAASKGIGLIAMKTQCQQDWYKQQLPAETQKYYEGSIMHTALLKWALKHEEIATAVPGFTTFEQLQTDIKVAYDLNYSDEEKKFLEDHNVQLAIQSVCRFCGGCKDSCPHGADIPSLMRTHMYATSYGNTHMTLSTHKGIEKGFGLDVCNTCDECVAQCKNRVQIAERVGELKTLFV; encoded by the coding sequence ATGGAAAACTCCACTCGCCGCAAATTTTTGAAGAATGCCACTGGCCTTATGGCCGCAGGATTGGTTGGTACCTCCGCAGATACACTCAATGCCATGACAAGACAGGTATCGGATGATCCGGCCAAAATGATGTACCGGACCCTGGGCAGAACCGGGATTAAAGTTCCGATTGTGAGCATGGGTGTGATGAACAGCAGTAATCCGAACCTGCTGAAAGCCGGGTGGCAGCTCGGTATCCGACACTTCGATACAGCATGGATATACCAGGGCGGAAATAACGAAAAAATGGTGGGTGCGGCTCTTAAAGAACTGAAAGTTTACCGCAATGATGTGGTGATCACTACCAAGATTGTCGTAGACCGGAATTTGTGGCAGGAAAATGCAGCCGATAAGCGCAAGCAGATGCTTCTTGACCGGTTCGCACAAAGCCTGGAGCGACTACAGATGGATTATGTGGATATTCTGATGCTCCATGATGTGAACAGCGCGGATCAGATCAATGATCCCGGAATTATGGAGGCCATGATGGAATTAAAGCAACAGGGCAAGATTAAACATCCTGCCTTTTCAACGCACGTTTACTGGCCTGAAATTCTTACTTCCGCTGCAGACAAAGGATTTTACGATGTGGTGCTGATATCGCTCAATTACAGCATGGCAAACGACGAAGCCTCACTTAAAGCCATGAAGTATGCTGCTTCAAAAGGTATCGGGCTTATTGCCATGAAAACACAGTGCCAGCAGGATTGGTACAAACAGCAATTGCCGGCTGAAACCCAGAAATATTACGAAGGCTCAATCATGCACACTGCCCTTCTGAAATGGGCTCTTAAACATGAGGAGATTGCCACGGCAGTTCCGGGTTTCACAACGTTCGAACAGTTGCAGACTGACATTAAGGTTGCATATGACCTGAATTACAGTGATGAGGAAAAGAAATTCCTTGAAGATCATAATGTACAGCTTGCCATTCAATCGGTTTGCCGGTTCTGCGGAGGTTGCAAAGACTCATGTCCCCATGGAGCCGACATCCCCTCACTGATGCGTACCCATATGTATGCAACTTCTTACGGCAACACCCATATGACGCTTTCTACCCACAAAGGCATTGAAAAAGGGTTTGGACTGGATGTCTGCAATACCTGCGATGAATGCGTGGCTCAATGCAAAAACCGCGTTCAGATTGCAGAAAGGGTAGGGGAATTGAAAACGTTGTTTGTTTAA
- a CDS encoding class I SAM-dependent methyltransferase, with translation MSLNYGSDKKRAVQAKFDAQKIAFGPIMFQAALALRNLGILDLVKESENGITIEDVAAKLKLPVYGVKVLLEAGLSLEVVRVENDLFHLTKTGWFLLCDELTRVNMDFTNDVNYLGMFSLTESIKTGKPTGLKVFGDWPTVYEGLSQLPPDVQKSWFGFDHFYSDYAFPEIMPVVFRNNPLHILDVGGNTGKFALQCVKYNEKVKVSILDLPGQLAKAKENIQQAGYSERVNMFPINLLDHSKPFPKNPDIIWMSQFLDCFSQEDISGLLRRSGECMNENSALYILETYWDHQKYEASTYSLHATSLYFTNIANGCSQMYHSDDMRKLIEKSGLVLAEELPNIGVSHTLFICKRK, from the coding sequence ATGTCTCTAAATTACGGCTCAGATAAGAAGCGTGCAGTTCAGGCGAAATTCGATGCACAGAAGATAGCGTTCGGTCCCATTATGTTCCAGGCTGCACTGGCCCTGAGGAACCTGGGAATCTTGGATCTGGTGAAAGAATCGGAAAACGGAATTACAATTGAAGATGTTGCCGCAAAATTAAAACTTCCTGTTTACGGTGTGAAAGTTCTTCTTGAAGCAGGACTGAGCCTTGAAGTGGTGCGTGTTGAAAACGATCTGTTTCATCTCACCAAAACCGGATGGTTTTTGTTGTGTGATGAACTGACCCGGGTTAATATGGATTTCACAAACGATGTGAATTACCTGGGCATGTTCTCGCTTACCGAATCGATAAAAACCGGAAAACCGACAGGATTAAAGGTGTTCGGCGACTGGCCCACTGTTTATGAAGGTCTGTCGCAACTTCCTCCGGATGTGCAGAAAAGCTGGTTCGGTTTCGACCATTTTTATTCCGATTATGCATTTCCTGAAATAATGCCCGTGGTGTTCAGGAATAATCCCCTTCATATACTTGATGTTGGAGGCAATACAGGCAAATTCGCTTTGCAGTGCGTGAAATATAATGAAAAGGTCAAGGTTTCGATTCTCGATTTGCCGGGACAATTGGCTAAGGCAAAAGAAAACATTCAGCAGGCAGGATATTCTGAACGGGTAAATATGTTCCCGATCAACCTGCTGGATCATTCAAAACCTTTCCCGAAAAATCCCGACATCATCTGGATGAGCCAGTTCCTGGATTGCTTCTCACAGGAAGATATTTCAGGCCTTCTCAGGAGGTCAGGCGAATGTATGAATGAAAATTCGGCATTGTACATCCTTGAAACATACTGGGATCATCAGAAATATGAAGCATCCACTTACAGCCTGCATGCCACTTCGCTTTATTTTACCAATATAGCCAACGGCTGCAGCCAGATGTATCATTCGGATGACATGCGGAAACTGATTGAAAAATCAGGACTCGTTCTGGCCGAAGAACTTCCAAACATCGGCGTCAGCCATACTTTATTTATCTGTAAAAGGAAGTAA